A DNA window from Altererythrobacter sp. B11 contains the following coding sequences:
- a CDS encoding UdgX family uracil-DNA binding protein (This protein belongs to the uracil DNA glycosylase superfamily, members of which act in excision repair of DNA. However, it belongs more specifically to UdgX branch, whose founding member was found to bind uracil in DNA (where it does not belong), without cleaving it, appears to promote DNA repair by a pathway involving RecA, rather than base excision.) yields the protein MNALAAVTPHCHAVTLPAQDDFDAWRVAARALVQCGVAPDRVSWCAPGGEGDLFAAGGGELPVPAADAPQVWAGKTFVQLARTAICHADPARFALLYRLLWRHQANRQVLEDRADADVRRLEDFARSVRRDIHKMRAFVRFRAVEEDEGGERFVAWFEPEHHILRTNAGFFVRRFANMRWSILTPAGSLHWDGDALVEGPPAQRSDAPGGDPAEDLWRRYYASIFNPARLKIGAMLKEMPRKYWKNMPEAALIPELVAGAQQREAAMVKAGASEAGERPETLAAIDKAIHQCRRCPIGDLDNEAVMGEGPQDAPLMIVGEQPGDQEDLAQRPFVGPAGRVLDAHLERAGIDRNAAYLTNAVKHFKFVPRGKRRLHHSPTAKEIDICRWWIEGERAIVQPRLVLALGASAARSMLGKTVSISRARGQPHPLEDGSELWVTAHPSYLLRLKDEARDEQERLFQADLAAVAERLAELTG from the coding sequence ATGAATGCGCTGGCTGCCGTGACGCCGCATTGCCATGCGGTCACCCTGCCGGCGCAGGATGATTTCGACGCCTGGCGCGTGGCGGCGCGGGCGCTGGTGCAATGCGGTGTGGCGCCGGACCGGGTAAGCTGGTGCGCGCCGGGCGGGGAAGGCGATCTGTTCGCGGCAGGGGGTGGCGAACTGCCCGTGCCTGCCGCGGATGCTCCGCAGGTGTGGGCGGGCAAGACCTTCGTGCAATTGGCCCGCACGGCGATCTGCCATGCCGATCCCGCGCGTTTCGCCCTGCTTTATCGGCTGCTGTGGCGCCACCAGGCCAATCGGCAGGTGCTGGAAGACCGGGCGGATGCCGATGTGCGCCGGCTGGAGGATTTCGCCCGCTCGGTGCGGCGCGACATCCACAAGATGCGCGCCTTCGTGCGGTTCCGGGCGGTGGAGGAGGACGAGGGGGGCGAACGCTTCGTCGCCTGGTTTGAGCCGGAGCATCACATCCTGCGCACCAATGCCGGCTTCTTCGTCCGCCGCTTCGCCAATATGCGCTGGTCCATCCTTACCCCTGCGGGATCGCTTCACTGGGATGGGGACGCGCTGGTGGAAGGGCCGCCAGCCCAGCGTTCCGATGCGCCCGGGGGCGATCCGGCGGAGGATCTGTGGCGCAGATATTATGCATCGATCTTCAATCCGGCGCGTTTGAAGATTGGGGCCATGCTCAAGGAAATGCCCCGCAAATACTGGAAGAACATGCCCGAGGCGGCCCTCATCCCCGAGCTGGTCGCCGGGGCGCAGCAGCGCGAGGCAGCCATGGTGAAAGCCGGAGCAAGCGAAGCGGGGGAGCGGCCGGAAACTCTGGCCGCGATCGACAAGGCGATCCATCAATGCCGCCGCTGTCCCATCGGCGATCTGGATAATGAAGCAGTGATGGGGGAGGGTCCGCAGGATGCCCCGCTGATGATCGTGGGGGAACAGCCGGGCGATCAGGAGGATCTGGCGCAGCGGCCCTTCGTCGGCCCGGCAGGCCGGGTGCTCGATGCCCATCTCGAACGCGCCGGGATAGATCGCAACGCCGCCTATCTCACCAATGCCGTGAAGCACTTCAAATTCGTGCCGCGGGGCAAGCGCCGGCTGCATCACTCGCCCACCGCCAAGGAAATCGACATCTGCCGCTGGTGGATCGAAGGAGAACGGGCGATCGTGCAGCCCCGGCTGGTGCTGGCCCTGGGTGCCAGTGCGGCGCGGTCCATGCTGGGCAAGACAGTGAGCATTTCCCGCGCACGCGGGCAGCCCCATCCGCTGGAGGATGGCAGCGAATTGTGGGTCACCGCCCATCCGTCCTATCTGCTGCGGCTCAAGGATGAAGCCAGGGACGAGCAGGAGCGGCTGTTCCAGGCCGATCTTGCCGCCGTGGCCGAACGTCTGGCCGAATTGACCGGCTAA
- a CDS encoding error-prone DNA polymerase, which yields MPDIPTTPGKRRIEIDPTLIDPPPRAPFVELGLMSNFSFLRGASDAVDLVTTARALGYDAIGIADANSMAGVVRIHTEAKTLKLKPLIGCRLELVEGFSFLAYPVDRAAYGRLCQLISAGRMETLQGEWQEKGVCEISVAMLAERAEGLQLILLPPEDLDQSFDLGTAPLAGEQAFSSPLRLVPPRGSLAEVLPALVERLPSLRHVAASFLYRGDDVARIERLDALARAHGLSLLATNDVHYHAAERRPLQDVMTAIRHKTTVAAAGYLLHANAERHLKSPEEMCRLFHRWPHAIVASREVADNCRFSLEELRYEYPQEVYPEGRTPQKHLEVLTREGAEWRYPAGVPASVAETLGTELALIGKLKLARYFLTIKAIVDFARGQEPPILCQGRGSAANSAVCYCLGITSVDPARHALLFDRFISEERNEPPDIDVDFEHERREEVIQHLYSRYGRDRAGLCATVIHYRPRMAIREVGKAMGLSEDVTSALARTVWGSYGQEVAARHAAEIGLDLSDPHLRRVLKLTEQMIGMPRHLSQHVGGFILTENPLTDTVPIGNGAMPDRSFIEWDKDDIDALGILKVDVLALGMLTCIRKCLDLVEEHHGRALTLATVPREDPETYAMLRQGDSLGVFQVESRAQMNMLPRLRPREFYDLVIQVAIVRPGPIQGDMVHPYLKRRRGEERVAIPAPAPEHGPPDELSSILGRTLGVPIFQEQAMKIALDAAKFKPEEANRLRKAMATFRSRGMVHELEDMMVGRMVERGYDPEFAARCFNQIKGFGEYGFPESHAASFAQLVYVSSWLKCHYPAGFACALLNSQPMGFYAPAQIVRDLAEHGGTVLPVDVNCSEWDCTLEKTEGEGSGSTSLDGQMALRLGFRQVDGFPAHAAARLLAARAKGGRFRDVAELRERAGLIPAHIEKLASADCFGSIALSRRQALWDARSIVAAPDLPLFVHAETRAEGAERRQAALPHMPLSEEVVTDYQTLRLSLKAHPMAFLRAGLAQRGFARCSELTSRKYRAMVKVSGVVLIRQRPGSAKGVCFITLEDETGIANVIVWPHVMERYRRIVMGARLVEIRGRVEYEDGVLHVIADHLHDATAQLHHLSEDLLKPDMDRGDHVNRPLQGSRAHDWRQGHPRDARIVPKSRDFH from the coding sequence ATGCCTGATATCCCGACCACGCCCGGCAAGCGCCGGATCGAGATCGATCCCACCCTGATCGATCCGCCGCCACGCGCGCCCTTTGTCGAACTCGGGCTGATGAGCAATTTCAGCTTCCTGCGCGGCGCGTCGGATGCGGTGGACCTCGTCACCACGGCCCGCGCCCTTGGCTATGATGCGATCGGCATTGCCGATGCCAATTCCATGGCCGGCGTGGTTCGCATCCATACGGAAGCAAAAACGCTGAAGTTGAAGCCACTTATCGGCTGCCGCTTAGAACTGGTGGAAGGTTTTTCCTTCCTTGCCTATCCGGTGGATCGCGCAGCCTATGGCCGGCTGTGCCAGCTCATCTCTGCCGGCCGCATGGAGACCCTGCAAGGCGAGTGGCAGGAAAAGGGGGTCTGCGAAATATCCGTGGCCATGCTGGCGGAGCGTGCCGAGGGGCTGCAATTGATCCTCCTGCCGCCGGAGGATCTGGATCAGAGCTTCGATCTGGGCACCGCTCCGTTGGCGGGAGAGCAGGCGTTTTCATCGCCTTTGCGGCTGGTGCCGCCGCGTGGATCGCTGGCGGAGGTCTTGCCCGCGCTCGTGGAGCGACTGCCCAGCCTGCGGCATGTCGCGGCAAGCTTCCTTTATCGCGGCGATGATGTGGCGCGGATCGAACGGCTGGATGCACTGGCGCGCGCCCATGGGCTGTCGCTGCTGGCGACCAATGATGTGCATTACCATGCGGCGGAGCGGCGCCCTCTGCAGGATGTGATGACGGCGATCCGGCACAAGACGACGGTCGCCGCTGCGGGCTATCTCCTCCACGCCAATGCGGAACGGCACCTGAAATCGCCGGAGGAGATGTGCCGCCTGTTCCACCGCTGGCCCCATGCCATCGTGGCGTCACGCGAAGTGGCGGATAACTGCCGATTTTCGCTGGAGGAACTGCGCTATGAATATCCCCAGGAGGTCTATCCCGAAGGTCGCACGCCGCAGAAGCATCTGGAAGTCCTGACGCGGGAAGGGGCGGAGTGGCGCTATCCCGCAGGCGTGCCCGCCAGCGTGGCCGAGACGCTGGGCACGGAACTGGCGCTGATCGGCAAGCTCAAGCTTGCCCGCTATTTCCTGACCATCAAGGCGATCGTCGATTTTGCCCGGGGGCAGGAACCGCCAATCCTGTGCCAGGGCCGCGGCAGTGCCGCCAATTCGGCCGTATGCTATTGCCTTGGCATCACCTCGGTCGATCCGGCCCGGCACGCCCTGCTGTTCGATCGCTTCATTTCCGAAGAGCGGAACGAACCCCCGGATATCGACGTCGATTTCGAACATGAGCGACGCGAAGAGGTGATCCAGCATCTCTACAGTCGCTACGGCCGCGATCGCGCGGGCCTGTGCGCTACGGTGATCCACTACCGCCCGCGCATGGCGATCCGCGAAGTGGGCAAGGCGATGGGCCTGTCGGAAGATGTCACCAGCGCGCTCGCCCGCACGGTATGGGGCAGCTATGGGCAGGAAGTGGCCGCGCGCCATGCCGCCGAAATCGGGCTGGATCTGTCGGACCCGCATTTGCGGCGGGTTCTGAAGCTGACCGAGCAGATGATCGGCATGCCGCGTCACCTGTCGCAGCATGTCGGCGGCTTCATCCTGACCGAAAACCCGCTGACGGATACGGTGCCGATCGGCAATGGCGCCATGCCCGATCGCAGCTTCATCGAATGGGACAAGGACGATATCGACGCGCTGGGCATCCTGAAGGTGGATGTGCTGGCGCTGGGCATGCTGACCTGCATCCGAAAATGCCTCGATCTGGTGGAAGAGCATCACGGAAGGGCGTTGACCCTGGCCACGGTGCCGCGGGAGGATCCGGAAACCTACGCCATGCTGCGGCAGGGGGATTCGCTCGGTGTGTTCCAGGTGGAAAGCCGTGCGCAGATGAACATGCTGCCCCGGCTGCGCCCGCGTGAATTCTATGATTTGGTGATCCAGGTGGCGATTGTGCGGCCGGGCCCGATCCAGGGCGACATGGTGCACCCCTATCTGAAAAGACGGCGGGGGGAGGAGCGGGTGGCGATTCCCGCCCCTGCGCCCGAGCATGGGCCGCCGGACGAGCTTTCGAGCATCCTCGGGCGCACGCTGGGGGTGCCGATCTTCCAGGAACAGGCGATGAAGATCGCACTGGATGCGGCAAAGTTTAAACCGGAGGAGGCGAACCGGCTGCGCAAGGCCATGGCCACCTTCCGCAGCCGCGGCATGGTGCACGAACTGGAGGACATGATGGTCGGCCGCATGGTGGAGCGCGGCTATGACCCCGAATTCGCCGCGCGCTGCTTCAACCAGATCAAGGGCTTCGGCGAATATGGCTTTCCCGAAAGCCACGCCGCCAGCTTTGCCCAGCTGGTCTATGTCTCCAGCTGGCTGAAATGCCATTATCCGGCGGGCTTCGCCTGCGCGCTGCTCAATTCGCAGCCCATGGGGTTTTACGCCCCGGCGCAGATCGTGCGCGATCTTGCCGAGCATGGGGGCACGGTGTTGCCGGTGGATGTGAATTGCAGCGAATGGGATTGCACGCTGGAGAAGACCGAGGGCGAAGGTTCCGGCAGCACCTCGCTTGATGGGCAGATGGCCCTGCGCCTGGGGTTCCGGCAGGTGGATGGCTTTCCCGCCCACGCCGCCGCGCGGCTGCTGGCCGCGCGGGCGAAGGGCGGACGCTTCCGTGATGTGGCCGAATTGCGCGAGCGGGCCGGGCTGATCCCGGCGCATATCGAAAAGCTGGCCTCTGCCGACTGCTTCGGCTCCATCGCTCTGTCGCGTCGCCAGGCCCTGTGGGATGCCCGCAGCATCGTCGCCGCGCCCGACCTGCCGCTGTTCGTTCATGCGGAAACGCGCGCGGAAGGCGCGGAGCGGCGGCAGGCGGCGTTGCCGCATATGCCGCTGTCGGAGGAGGTGGTCACCGATTACCAGACGCTGCGCCTGAGCCTGAAGGCTCACCCCATGGCCTTCCTGCGGGCCGGGCTGGCCCAGCGCGGCTTTGCCCGGTGCAGTGAACTGACGAGCCGCAAATACCGCGCCATGGTGAAGGTTTCCGGCGTGGTGCTGATCCGCCAGCGTCCCGGCAGCGCCAAGGGCGTCTGCTTCATCACGCTGGAGGACGAGACGGGGATCGCCAATGTCATCGTATGGCCCCATGTGATGGAGCGCTATCGCCGCATCGTCATGGGGGCGCGCCTGGTGGAGATACGCGGGCGCGTGGAATATGAAGATGGCGTGCTGCATGTGATTGCCGACCACCTGCACGATGCCACCGCGCAGCTGCACCACCTGTCGGAAGATCTGCTGAAGCCGGACATGGATCGCGGCGATCACGTCAACCGGCCGCTGCAGGGCAGCCGCGCGCATGATTGGCGGCAGGGCCATCCGCGCGATGCCCGGATCGTTCCGAAGTCCCGCGACTTCCATTGA
- the phoB gene encoding phosphate regulon transcriptional regulator PhoB: protein MSAPKLLLVEDDHALAELLEYRFESEGYDVRVTADGDEALVFASEDAPDLVILDWMIEGTSGIEVCRRLRRDKATAHVPIIMLTAREAEDDRVRGLETGADDYVTKPFSPRELLARVSAVLRRVRPALAGETIEAGDMKLDPVAHRVERRGRQLQIGPTEYRLLKFFMEHPRRVFSRSQLLDAVWGTGSEIEERTVDVHIRRLRKAITIEHGKDPIRTVRSAGYALEPV, encoded by the coding sequence GTGTCCGCACCCAAGCTGCTGCTCGTTGAAGACGATCACGCTCTAGCCGAACTTCTCGAATACCGTTTCGAGAGCGAAGGCTATGATGTCCGTGTCACCGCCGATGGCGACGAGGCGCTGGTTTTCGCCTCGGAAGACGCACCCGATCTCGTCATCCTCGACTGGATGATCGAAGGGACGAGCGGGATCGAGGTGTGCCGCCGCCTGCGGCGCGACAAGGCCACCGCTCATGTGCCGATCATCATGCTGACCGCCCGCGAGGCGGAGGACGACCGGGTGCGCGGGCTGGAAACCGGGGCGGATGACTACGTCACCAAGCCTTTCTCCCCGCGCGAACTGCTCGCCCGCGTCTCCGCCGTGCTGCGCCGCGTGCGCCCGGCGCTGGCCGGCGAGACGATCGAGGCCGGGGACATGAAGCTCGATCCTGTTGCCCACCGGGTGGAGCGGCGCGGCCGCCAGTTGCAGATCGGGCCGACGGAATATCGCCTGCTCAAGTTCTTCATGGAGCATCCAAGGCGGGTGTTCTCGCGCAGTCAGCTGCTGGATGCGGTGTGGGGCACCGGCAGCGAGATCGAGGAACGCACGGTGGACGTGCACATCCGGCGGCTGCGGAAGGCGATTACCATCGAACATGGCAAGGATCCCATCCGCACCGTCCGCTCCGCCGGCTACGCGCTGGAACCGGTCTGA
- a CDS encoding extensin-like domain-containing protein, whose protein sequence is MRLSTRIGRFRFDRALIALLVLGALGLAVRGWLQDHPEHNPWAPLDLDDPPGWATQRKLAALRSDPAECRAVLERSGVAFAALDPVGEGECRRDDRTVLSDAPLSPRRPATSCAVAAGLELWLRRAVEPAAREILGSPVARIEHFGAYSCRRIYGRDSGAWSEHATGNAIDIAAFVLEDGRRISVVGDWDGEGEDAAFLHRVRDGACDVFGTVLSPDYNAAHADHFHLDQEARGFGGVCR, encoded by the coding sequence ATGAGATTGTCCACCCGCATCGGCCGGTTCCGGTTCGACCGTGCCCTGATTGCCTTGCTAGTGCTCGGGGCGCTGGGGCTCGCCGTGCGGGGCTGGTTGCAGGACCATCCGGAGCACAATCCCTGGGCGCCGCTCGACCTCGACGATCCGCCCGGCTGGGCCACACAGCGCAAGCTGGCGGCCTTGCGGAGCGACCCTGCTGAATGCCGCGCGGTGCTGGAACGCAGCGGCGTGGCCTTCGCCGCGCTCGACCCGGTGGGCGAAGGGGAGTGCCGGCGGGACGACCGCACCGTGCTTTCCGACGCGCCGCTCAGCCCCCGTCGCCCCGCCACCAGCTGTGCCGTGGCGGCGGGGCTGGAGTTGTGGCTGCGGCGGGCAGTGGAACCGGCCGCGCGTGAGATCCTCGGCTCGCCCGTGGCGCGGATCGAGCATTTCGGCGCTTATAGCTGCCGGCGCATCTATGGGCGCGATAGCGGCGCCTGGAGCGAGCATGCGACCGGCAATGCGATCGACATCGCCGCCTTCGTGCTGGAGGACGGGCGCCGGATCAGCGTGGTGGGCGACTGGGATGGGGAGGGGGAGGACGCCGCCTTCCTGCATCGCGTGCGTGACGGCGCCTGCGACGTGTTCGGTACTGTCCTCTCGCCCGATTACAACGCGGCCCATGCCGATCACTTCCATCTCGACCAGGAAGCGCGCGGGTTCGGCGGCGTATGCCGATGA
- a CDS encoding PilZ domain-containing protein has translation MPKPREPRKPVRIPARLKTDLGWGDADIRNVSSRGIMAVCDKPPPRGSYVELRRGSYVVIGRVAWSALDRFGLQAQDRIELDDLMKPPASGNKRTGDRRRNSRGREARAVYRPSTKERQEASIRFGRAFQFIAIAGVAGMAAVGVAYAVAGVLSQPMEAVSHALHAKPEA, from the coding sequence ATGCCCAAGCCCCGCGAACCACGGAAGCCGGTTCGCATCCCCGCCCGCCTGAAGACCGATCTTGGCTGGGGGGATGCGGATATCCGCAATGTCTCCTCCCGCGGGATCATGGCGGTTTGTGACAAGCCGCCGCCGCGCGGGAGCTACGTGGAGCTTCGCCGCGGCAGCTATGTGGTGATTGGGCGGGTGGCGTGGAGCGCGCTGGATCGCTTCGGTCTGCAAGCGCAGGACCGGATCGAACTGGACGATCTGATGAAGCCGCCGGCATCGGGCAACAAGCGCACCGGCGATCGACGGCGCAACTCGCGGGGGCGGGAGGCCAGGGCAGTCTACCGGCCCAGCACGAAGGAGCGGCAGGAAGCGAGCATTCGCTTCGGCCGCGCCTTTCAGTTCATCGCCATCGCTGGCGTGGCGGGCATGGCTGCAGTCGGGGTCGCCTATGCGGTTGCTGGCGTGTTGTCACAGCCGATGGAAGCGGTCTCCCACGCGCTTCACGCCAAGCCGGAAGCCTGA
- the pstA gene encoding phosphate ABC transporter permease PstA, with translation MNGAPTRTAAFEARLKKRYAAERRFRRAGLGAILFSVAVLLFLLGTMTINGIGGFQRAELRVDLDFASAAFSSDPSLGDRGVQIRSLESQGLPQFVEASAEQTLGAAGAEQLNGDAWRVVADMILERPDILHRTSQVWLPATESLSSALSGDGQAELQPLARDLAARGLLERHFDPGFLTRSDATDPQMVGIWSALKGSILTMIVTLALAFPIGVLAALYLEEYAPKNRWTDLIEVSINNLAAVPSIIFGLLGLAVFLVIFPHMRSAPLIGGMTLALMTMPVIVISGRNAIKAVPPSIRDGAMALGASPIQVVFHHVLPLALPGILTGTIIGMARALGETAPLLMIGMRAFVATPPDGFTDPSTVLPVQIFLWSDEIDRGFVERTSAAIIVLLIFLLVMNGLAIYLRNKFEKKW, from the coding sequence ATGAACGGCGCCCCCACCCGCACCGCCGCCTTCGAAGCGCGGCTGAAGAAGCGCTACGCGGCGGAGCGCCGCTTCCGCCGTGCGGGCCTGGGCGCGATCCTGTTCTCGGTCGCAGTGCTGCTGTTCCTGCTTGGCACCATGACAATCAACGGAATCGGCGGTTTCCAGCGCGCGGAGCTGCGCGTGGATCTCGATTTTGCCAGCGCCGCCTTCTCCAGCGACCCTTCGCTGGGTGACCGCGGCGTGCAAATCCGCTCGCTCGAAAGCCAGGGCCTGCCACAATTCGTGGAGGCCAGCGCCGAACAGACGCTGGGCGCAGCGGGCGCGGAACAGCTCAATGGCGACGCCTGGCGCGTGGTGGCCGACATGATCCTTGAGCGGCCGGACATTTTGCACCGGACCAGCCAGGTGTGGCTCCCCGCCACCGAATCGCTCTCCTCCGCCCTCTCCGGGGACGGGCAGGCGGAACTGCAGCCGCTGGCGCGCGATCTTGCGGCGCGCGGCCTGCTGGAGCGGCATTTCGACCCCGGCTTCCTTACCCGCTCGGACGCCACTGATCCGCAGATGGTCGGCATCTGGAGCGCACTGAAGGGCTCGATCCTGACGATGATCGTCACGCTCGCCCTCGCTTTCCCCATCGGCGTGCTGGCAGCGCTCTATCTGGAGGAATACGCCCCGAAGAACCGCTGGACCGACCTGATCGAGGTGTCGATCAACAATCTGGCCGCGGTCCCGTCCATCATCTTCGGCCTGCTGGGTCTGGCCGTGTTTCTGGTGATCTTCCCGCATATGCGCTCCGCCCCGCTGATCGGGGGAATGACGCTGGCGCTGATGACCATGCCCGTGATCGTGATTTCCGGCCGCAATGCGATCAAGGCCGTGCCGCCTTCGATCCGCGACGGCGCCATGGCGCTCGGCGCCTCGCCCATCCAGGTGGTGTTCCATCACGTCCTGCCGCTTGCCCTGCCCGGCATTCTCACCGGCACCATCATCGGCATGGCCCGCGCGCTGGGGGAGACGGCGCCGTTGCTGATGATCGGCATGCGCGCCTTCGTGGCGACTCCGCCCGACGGCTTCACCGATCCTTCTACCGTCCTGCCGGTGCAGATCTTCCTGTGGTCCGACGAAATCGACCGCGGTTTCGTGGAGCGCACCTCCGCGGCGATCATCGTGCTCCTTATATTCCTGCTGGTTATGAATGGCCTTGCCATCTACCTGCGTAACAAATTCGAGAAGAAGTGGTGA
- the phoU gene encoding phosphate signaling complex protein PhoU, protein MAEHTVKAFDEDITRLRGLIAEMGGLAEVAIHEAMEALMNGDEELGREVVKRDKKLDSLEMEVDTMAVRMLALRAPMADDLREIIAALKIAGVVERIGDYAKNIAKRVGRIEGRHRFEPLTLIPAMGELAAEMVHDVLTAYAARDPIVAREVIERDDRVDAFYDSIFRNLVSYMVENPATISSAAQYLFVARNLERIGDHATNVAEMVHFAATGAYPDDIDR, encoded by the coding sequence ATGGCAGAGCACACGGTCAAGGCGTTCGACGAGGATATCACCCGCCTGCGCGGGCTGATCGCCGAAATGGGTGGCCTGGCCGAAGTCGCCATTCATGAGGCGATGGAAGCGCTCATGAATGGCGACGAGGAACTCGGTCGCGAGGTCGTGAAGCGCGACAAGAAGCTCGATTCGCTGGAGATGGAAGTCGACACCATGGCGGTGCGCATGCTCGCCCTGCGTGCGCCTATGGCGGATGATCTGCGCGAGATCATCGCGGCGCTCAAGATCGCCGGCGTGGTGGAGCGAATCGGCGATTACGCCAAGAACATCGCCAAGCGCGTCGGTCGCATCGAGGGCCGCCACCGCTTCGAACCGCTCACGCTGATCCCCGCCATGGGCGAACTCGCGGCAGAGATGGTGCATGACGTGCTGACCGCCTATGCCGCGCGCGATCCCATCGTGGCGCGCGAGGTGATCGAGCGCGATGACCGGGTCGATGCCTTCTACGACAGCATCTTTCGCAATCTCGTCAGCTACATGGTGGAAAATCCGGCCACCATCAGCAGCGCGGCGCAATATCTCTTCGTTGCCCGCAATCTGGAGCGGATTGGCGATCACGCCACCAATGTTGCCGAAATGGTGCACTTCGCCGCAACCGGCGCTTATCCGGATGATATCGATCGTTGA
- the pstB gene encoding phosphate ABC transporter ATP-binding protein PstB — protein MCARDVNVFYGDKQAIDSVSIDIMTEYVTAFIGPSGCGKSTFLRTLNRMNDTISNARVEGTIELDGEDIYRSRMDVVQLRARVGMVFQKPNPFPKSIYDNIAYGPKIHGLAEGKADLDTIVEKSLRRAGLWEEVKDRLNDSGTALSGGQQQRLCIARAIAVQPEVILMDEPCSALDPIATAKIEELIDELRGRYAIVIVTHSMQQAARVSQRTAFFHLGKMVEYGQTSDIFTNPREERTKDYITGRYG, from the coding sequence ATGTGCGCCCGCGATGTCAACGTGTTCTACGGTGACAAGCAGGCGATCGATTCCGTTTCGATCGACATCATGACCGAATATGTGACTGCCTTCATCGGCCCATCGGGCTGCGGCAAGTCTACCTTCCTGCGCACGCTGAACCGGATGAACGACACGATCTCCAACGCGCGGGTGGAAGGCACGATCGAACTAGACGGGGAGGACATCTACCGCTCCAGGATGGACGTGGTGCAGCTGCGCGCCCGTGTGGGCATGGTGTTCCAGAAGCCAAACCCCTTCCCCAAGTCGATCTATGACAACATCGCCTATGGGCCGAAAATCCATGGCCTGGCCGAAGGCAAGGCGGATCTCGACACCATCGTCGAGAAGTCGCTTCGCCGCGCCGGCCTGTGGGAAGAGGTCAAGGATCGGCTGAACGATTCGGGCACAGCGCTTTCCGGGGGCCAGCAGCAACGGCTGTGCATCGCCCGTGCGATCGCGGTGCAACCCGAAGTCATCCTGATGGACGAGCCCTGCTCGGCCCTCGATCCGATCGCCACGGCGAAGATCGAGGAATTGATCGACGAATTGCGTGGCCGATATGCCATCGTGATCGTTACGCACTCAATGCAGCAGGCAGCGCGGGTTTCGCAGCGGACCGCCTTCTTCCATCTGGGCAAAATGGTGGAATACGGTCAAACGTCAGACATATTCACGAATCCCCGCGAAGAGCGGACCAAGGATTACATCACAGGCAGATACGGTTGA